The following nucleotide sequence is from Streptomyces sp. HUAS CB01.
CGCCCGCCCGCATCGGGCTGGGCCTGTTCCACGCGCCGCAGGAGGCGGATCAACATCTCCCCCAGGACGCCGCGTTCCTCGGCGCTGAGGTCCTGGAGCAGGTCCTCCTCGAAGGCCGTCGCCATTCGCATGGCCTCCAGCCACTTCGCGCGCCCCTCGTCGGTCAGCTCGACGATCACACGCACGCGGTTCGACTCGTCCCGGTCCCTGGTGACGAGTCCTTCCGCCGCCATGCGGTCGATGCGGTGGGTCATGGCCGCCGGGGTGAGGCCCAGGCGCTTGGCGAGATCGCCGGGGCCCAGACGGTAGGGGGTGCCGGAGAGGACCAGGGTCTTGAGGACCTCCCATTCGGCGTTGCTGATGCCCAGCGCCGCGACCTGACGGCCGTACGCCACGTTCATCCGGCGGTTGAGCCGGCCCAGGGCCGAGACGACCTTCTCCACCTGAGGGTCCAGGTCGCGGAATTCGCGCTGGTAGGCCGCGATCTGCTCGTCGAGGCCCGGCTCCTGCGACGTCCCGGGGTTCGGGGAGGCCCCCGAGGCGGCGGACGAGGAAGGAGAGGGGCGAGAGGACGAGAAAGGGGCGGCCGCGGAGTCCTGCCCCGGCTTGCCGGCCTCTTCGTCGGATGCGCCGATCGGTGCGGTCGCGGATGCCGGCGCGGTCCGCGCCGCGCGACCGGGCCTCTGCTCGGGGGTGTCGGACATGCGCCTCACTATCCCATGCCGCTGGTTTGGTTCTAAGTCCTTCGGTGTGTACTGTTGAGGTTCTAACTTTAGTTTCTAAGTCTTCAAACTTCAGTCCTCCGGACTGGCCGACCGAGGCAGGTGAGTGTGACCAAGGCGATGGGCGCAGCGATGCGCCGGATCCAGGCAGGGAACGTGCTGAGCGCGTTCGGGCTCGGGTTCACCGTTCCGTACCTCTATGTGTATGTGGCGCAGGTGCGGGAGCTGGGGGCGAGCACGGCGGGTGTCGTGCTCGCGGTCTTCGCCATGGCCGCGCTCGTGGTGCTCCCCTTCACCGGGCGGACCATCGACCGGCGCGGCCCGCTGCCCGTGCTCGTCGTGGCCGCGCTGCTGGCCTCCGGCGGTTCGCTGGCCATGGGCCTGGCCGACAGCGTGCCCGCCGCAGTGCTGTCCGCGGCGCT
It contains:
- a CDS encoding MarR family winged helix-turn-helix transcriptional regulator produces the protein MAAYQREFRDLDPQVEKVVSALGRLNRRMNVAYGRQVAALGISNAEWEVLKTLVLSGTPYRLGPGDLAKRLGLTPAAMTHRIDRMAAEGLVTRDRDESNRVRVIVELTDEGRAKWLEAMRMATAFEEDLLQDLSAEERGVLGEMLIRLLRRVEQAQPDAGGRLTDLD